From the Verrucomicrobiia bacterium genome, the window GATGGTCTTGTCGTTGATGCCCCAGCGCCCCGGATAATCGGGGGTGGGAAAGCACACGCAAACCCGGACGGTGGGATTCGCCGCGCGGAACGCGGCAATCAGCGCGCGGTAGTCGCGCACAAAATTCGTGCCGTATTGCCAGTTGTTGATGGCCTTGGCGGACTCAAGGCTGTCGTCGCCCGGATGCTTGCTGTCATTGGCGCCGAGATCGATCACCACAATGTCCGGCTGGAACGCGAGGGCGTTGGTGTAGGCGGAGGTTTTGACGTAGGGCCGGTCCGCCTGCGTCAGCAAGGTGGTTGCGCTGACGCCGAAGTTGCGCACGTCGTAATTCGTTCCGAGCTGGCGCGCAAGCTGGGCCGGGTAGGAATTGTGTTCCCGGTCGGCAATCCCGTGACCGTAAGTGATGCTGTCGCCGACACACGCCACGCGCGTGGGTTGGGCGAGGGCGGTGAAACTGATAAAACCAATGACCGTGAGGGCGAGGACCGGGCGGAGGAGGGGGCGGAACGACTGAGTCATGGCACTCAATGTCGGCGCCGCCGGGCGTTACTGGCAAGCCTCGTTTCGGCCGTCACAGGGCAGAAAAAATCCCTGCCGTCGCGCGGGCGATGGCAGGGATGAGCGGGAAAGGGCTGGTCAATTAATTTGCGCGTCCTTCGTTGTTCGGAAACGCCACGCGGGCTTCCTTGGCCACGTCCGCGTTGGCGGCCATGGGATGCAGCCGGAAGCGGTAGCTGTAGTCCTTGCAGGGCAGCAAGAACTCCTTGTGCGGCCAGGCGCCCCAACTGTTGTCGCCACCAACGCCCTGCTGTTGCAGGTCGAGATCCAGCGTGACGTAATCACGGTGGGGCAGTTGGAACGGATGCTTGGCGGCGTTCAAATCTTCCGTGCCATAATGCAGTGCGTTTGCGCTCAAGAGTGGTTCGCCCACGGCCAGCAGGCCGACCTTGCCATTGCTCAGGGCGATCCAGCGGGCATCGGCCTTGTTGCCGGTTTCGCCGGCCTTCACATAACCGGCGTAGAACTGGTCTTCCACCGTGCCGGAATAGACGCCGACGCGGGCATCCCTGCGGTCGCTGTATGTCTCCTGCGGCCCCGGTCCGAGCCAGGTGACGCGTTCAAAGCCGGCCGGCAGGGTCAGTTGCATGCCCATCCGGACGAGCGGCGGCAGATTGCTCTTCGTCGGGTTGAAGTGCGCGGCCACGACGACGTCGCCGCTGCCATAGACGGTGTAAACCGTCTCCCACGACGCGTTCACCTTGGGCAGGAGCGACGTCACTTTCACCGACAAACTGCCGTCCGCATTCGGCGCGGCGGTAAACGCCGTGACCTTCGCGTCCTCGTGGGCGTTGCGCCAGATGCCCTGCGACTTGAGCATGTTGCGGCCGCGGTCGTTGTCGATTTCGGCCCGCCAGAAGTTGGGCCGCAACGGTGAGCGAACCAGCTCCTCGCCCTTGAACTTCAGCGACGTCAGCGTGCCGGCGTGCTTGTCAAACGTGGCGGTGAAGTTGGGCCCCATGGCGGTGAGCGCATCCGCCGTTTCCGTGGTGCGCACCTTGGGGAACCGGGCGACGGGCGCCACCGTTGCGGGCGCGGCGTCCGGCAGCTTGAATTCGTCCCACGCAATTTCGTGTCCTGCCCTGGCCCACGGTTGGTCTGACTTCAACGTGAAGCTGACGCTCAGGAAGTATTCCACACCGGGTTGGGGCTGGAACGGCTTGACGGGCACAACGAGCTCGGCGCTTGCGTGCGGCGCCAGATCGGGCGTGGGCAGTTCGCCCGATTGCAGCACCAGCCCATCGCCGGTCAGGCGCCAGTGGAGCACCGCAATGTCCTTCGGGTTCGTGAAGTCGTAGTAATTCTTCAACGTCAGCTTCCGCGCCGCGAGGTCGGCGGGCTGGCAGTGCAGGTATTGATACACGTGCTTCACCTCGAACAGGCCGGGATGCGGTTCGCGGTCCGGCGTGACCAGCCCGTTGCAGCAGAAGTTGTCGTCGCTCGGCACGTCGTTCGGGCCGAAATCGCCGCCGAAGGCCCAGAAGGTGTCCTTGCCCGGCGCCGTGCGGTTGAAGTGGGCGATGGGCAGCGACTGCTGTTTCTGCCGCAGGCCCTGATCCACCCAGTCCCAGATGAACCCGCCCTGCAGGTGGGGCTTCGTATAAATCAAGTTCCAGTAGGACCAGAAATCACCGCTGCTGTTGCCCATGGCGTGTTCGTATTCGCACATGATGAATGGACGCGTTTGCGGTTTGGACGAATATCGCTCCAACGTGTCGGGGCCGGGATACATCGGGCAGATG encodes:
- a CDS encoding glycoside hydrolase family 2 TIM barrel-domain containing protein, producing MNTTNLAARLLPLAALGLFVMAGLADPPDWENPRLTGVNNEAPHATMVICPDVTTALQIGPVDNAERVKSPFYRSLNGAWKYHYSSNQLARVPNFWQPDFDDSQWGTIPVPANVEMEGHGIPIYVNIRYPWTWHGQEPTPPVVPPDDPNNTVNSYRRTFTVPPDWDGRRVLLTFDGVNSFFYLWVNGQKVGLGKDSRTPVEFDITKYLKPGENLLAVENFRWCDGSYLEDQDFWRMSGIFRDVYLWSPPSVHIRDLEVKTTFDADYRDAQLAGKLWLTNAGPATDISITAELRDPSGATVLSPTLMTNVPAGQEIELAGALPVSEPLKWTAETPNLYKLLVSVQDGGGKTLEVVPMNVGFRQVEIKNGDLLVNGQRILIKGTDRHEHDPDLGQAITPDSMLKDILTMKRFNLNAVRCSHYPNQPAWYDLCDRYGIYLIDEANIESHGMGYGEHTLAKDPAYADAHMNRTVRMVERDKNHPSVIIWSLGNEAGFGPNFEATSDWIHQRDSSRPVHYERAGNDPHTDIICPMYPGPDTLERYSSKPQTRPFIMCEYEHAMGNSSGDFWSYWNLIYTKPHLQGGFIWDWVDQGLRQKQQSLPIAHFNRTAPGKDTFWAFGGDFGPNDVPSDDNFCCNGLVTPDREPHPGLFEVKHVYQYLHCQPADLAARKLTLKNYYDFTNPKDIAVLHWRLTGDGLVLQSGELPTPDLAPHASAELVVPVKPFQPQPGVEYFLSVSFTLKSDQPWARAGHEIAWDEFKLPDAAPATVAPVARFPKVRTTETADALTAMGPNFTATFDKHAGTLTSLKFKGEELVRSPLRPNFWRAEIDNDRGRNMLKSQGIWRNAHEDAKVTAFTAAPNADGSLSVKVTSLLPKVNASWETVYTVYGSGDVVVAAHFNPTKSNLPPLVRMGMQLTLPAGFERVTWLGPGPQETYSDRRDARVGVYSGTVEDQFYAGYVKAGETGNKADARWIALSNGKVGLLAVGEPLLSANALHYGTEDLNAAKHPFQLPHRDYVTLDLDLQQQGVGGDNSWGAWPHKEFLLPCKDYSYRFRLHPMAANADVAKEARVAFPNNEGRAN